One Pleurocapsa sp. PCC 7327 DNA segment encodes these proteins:
- a CDS encoding mannosyl-3-phosphoglycerate phosphatase — protein sequence MAIIIFTDLDGTLLNQDDYRCDAALPVLKELQAKQIPVIPVTSKTRQEVETLRQELNLGDPFIVENGSAVFVPLDSKQFVLSAKIEREGYQLELLGCTYAEARQGLAAVAKMLGERLRGFGDLSEQEIGQLTGLSEQEVKRAKAREFTEPFLTPDRVSQQQLQQAVEAQGFQVVVGDRFSHLIGSGAGKGKAVRWLVRHYRFPKAEEKLITVGLGNSPNDLAMLEAVDVPIVVPSAKAPHPGLMGRGWQVAPAPGCQGWATAVVSVCDRLLA from the coding sequence ATGGCAATAATTATTTTTACCGATTTAGACGGAACTCTGCTTAACCAAGACGATTATCGTTGTGATGCAGCCCTTCCCGTCTTAAAGGAACTCCAAGCTAAGCAAATTCCCGTCATTCCCGTTACCAGTAAAACGCGCCAGGAAGTCGAGACGCTACGTCAAGAACTCAATCTGGGCGATCCCTTTATCGTTGAAAATGGGAGTGCTGTTTTTGTCCCCCTCGACTCAAAACAGTTTGTCTTGAGCGCAAAAATCGAGCGGGAAGGCTATCAACTCGAACTTTTGGGCTGTACCTATGCAGAAGCTCGACAAGGACTCGCGGCAGTTGCAAAGATGCTTGGGGAACGATTGCGAGGCTTTGGCGATCTCAGCGAACAAGAGATCGGGCAACTGACCGGACTATCCGAGCAAGAAGTCAAACGGGCAAAAGCGCGGGAGTTTACAGAGCCATTTCTTACTCCCGATCGCGTTTCGCAACAGCAGCTACAACAAGCGGTTGAGGCGCAGGGGTTTCAAGTCGTCGTCGGGGATCGCTTTTCTCATCTAATCGGCAGCGGTGCTGGCAAAGGCAAAGCCGTTCGCTGGTTAGTTCGGCATTATCGATTTCCTAAAGCAGAGGAAAAACTGATTACGGTGGGATTGGGCAACAGCCCCAACGATTTAGCTATGCTTGAAGCCGTAGATGTTCCTATCGTCGTTCCTAGCGCAAAAGCACCCCATCCGGGTTTGATGGGGCGAGGCTGGCAAGTCGCTCCCGCACCCGGTTGCCAAGGTTGGGCAACCGCAGTAGTCAGTGTGTGCGATCGCTTGTTAGCTTGA
- a CDS encoding serine/threonine-protein kinase yields MSLCINPRCPNPINKDSLLFCVSCGSELLLEGRYRVTQQLGGGGFGKTYEVKDSQAGYESQSALKVLKVLTYNHPKYVELFQREAQFLARLNHPGIPKVEPDAYFVYYPHNSADPLHCLVMEKIEGLDLKEYINRRGSCISEKRAIQWSIELVSILKEIHSHHFFHRDIKPSNIMLRADGQLVLIDFGTAREVTETYLSKRSEGQVTGLFSAGYSPLEQLNGQAVPESDFFALGRTIVYLLTGKHPSEFYDSYVDDLRWREAAPNVSPMFADFLDRMMARLPSQRPKSAEVILRELEEIYRSLYGSDPHSRMKTSVAIEPLQQKPASPEIETTTVQATRPLPDRAPPKVLARATTDDSGLDPNFISRCQQELAQFIGPMASIICQRILSKNPTISPRDFVEALADKIPDPKQAEEFQRRVLK; encoded by the coding sequence ATGAGCCTTTGCATTAATCCTCGCTGTCCCAATCCCATTAATAAAGATTCACTTCTCTTTTGTGTCAGCTGTGGCTCTGAGTTACTGCTAGAGGGGCGCTATCGCGTCACGCAACAATTAGGAGGGGGAGGATTTGGCAAAACCTATGAAGTCAAGGATTCGCAAGCTGGGTACGAAAGTCAAAGCGCTCTGAAAGTCCTGAAAGTTCTGACTTATAATCATCCCAAGTACGTCGAGCTTTTTCAACGAGAAGCACAATTTTTAGCGAGATTAAACCATCCAGGAATTCCGAAAGTCGAACCGGATGCTTATTTTGTTTATTATCCTCACAATAGTGCCGATCCCTTGCACTGTCTGGTGATGGAAAAAATCGAGGGACTCGATCTCAAAGAATATATCAATCGCAGGGGGTCTTGCATTAGCGAGAAACGAGCCATTCAATGGTCGATCGAGCTAGTCTCAATTTTGAAAGAGATTCACAGCCATCACTTTTTTCATCGAGATATTAAGCCCTCCAATATTATGCTCCGAGCCGACGGACAGTTGGTATTGATCGACTTTGGCACGGCGCGAGAAGTAACGGAAACCTACTTATCAAAGCGATCCGAAGGACAAGTTACGGGGCTGTTTTCGGCTGGGTACAGTCCTCTCGAACAACTCAACGGTCAGGCTGTTCCCGAATCGGATTTTTTTGCGTTAGGACGTACCATTGTTTATTTGCTGACGGGCAAACATCCCAGTGAATTTTACGATTCCTATGTAGACGATTTGCGCTGGCGAGAGGCTGCGCCCAATGTTTCTCCTATGTTTGCCGATTTCCTCGATCGCATGATGGCACGCTTACCCAGCCAGCGACCGAAATCGGCAGAAGTCATCCTGCGCGAGTTAGAAGAAATTTATCGCAGTTTGTACGGCAGCGATCCCCACTCTCGCATGAAAACGTCCGTTGCGATCGAACCCTTGCAACAAAAGCCCGCTTCTCCAGAAATAGAGACAACTACCGTACAAGCGACTCGACCACTACCCGATCGCGCTCCGCCAAAAGTTCTAGCACGGGCGACAACAGACGACTCTGGACTCGATCCAAATTTTATCTCTCGCTGCCAGCAAGAACTCGCCCAATTCATCGGACCGATGGCTTCTATTATTTGCCAGCGAATTCTGAGTAAAAATCCTACCATCTCTCCTAGAGACTTTGTGGAAGCTTTAGCTGACAAAATTCCCGATCCAAAGCAAGCAGAAGAATTTCAGCGGCGAGTTCTCAAATGA
- the pyrE gene encoding orotate phosphoribosyltransferase: MKTNSQANVLVTTADLSAIRQLLLDLFVRLAYKEGDFVLSSGQRSNYYINGKQVTLTAEGALAIGRLLLSMLPEDTQSVAGLTLGADPIVTAVSVVSAYENRPIPALIVRKEAKGHGTRAYLEGPTLPSGAKVVVLEDVVTTGKSAMLAVERLRAAGYAVEQVIALVDREQGGTEFYHSQGLKFQALFSIEEIRQRYAQIESER, translated from the coding sequence ATGAAAACCAATTCCCAAGCTAACGTCTTAGTTACTACCGCCGACTTGTCTGCCATACGCCAGCTACTTTTAGACTTATTCGTTCGTTTGGCCTACAAAGAAGGAGATTTTGTCCTGTCTTCAGGACAGCGCAGCAACTATTACATCAATGGCAAACAAGTCACCCTTACGGCAGAAGGAGCCTTAGCTATCGGTCGTTTATTACTTTCCATGTTGCCAGAAGATACTCAATCCGTAGCCGGTTTGACGCTGGGTGCCGATCCTATAGTGACGGCGGTGAGCGTAGTGTCAGCCTACGAAAATCGACCCATTCCCGCACTTATCGTTCGCAAAGAGGCAAAAGGACACGGAACGCGAGCTTATCTCGAAGGTCCGACTCTCCCATCTGGGGCAAAAGTTGTCGTCCTAGAAGATGTCGTGACAACCGGAAAATCGGCAATGCTAGCAGTGGAAAGATTGCGAGCCGCTGGTTACGCAGTCGAGCAAGTTATTGCCCTAGTAGATCGGGAGCAAGGAGGCACAGAATTTTATCATTCACAAGGACTTAAGTTTCAAGCGCTCTTTTCTATTGAGGAAATTCGGCAGCGTTACGCTCAGATAGAATCCGAGCGATGA
- a CDS encoding PIN/TRAM domain-containing protein has protein sequence MLDAIIIILFILAAAGVGFDSVDLLPRAIQEQISNIEALRWLTAGFTSIIGLALGLVAQTTYRRIEAQIRKTSIETILTRAVGLVVGLLIANLMLAPIFLLPIPEEFAFIKPMMAILGSVIFSFLGISLADTHGRTFLRLIDPNSIETMLVAEGTLQPATSKIIDTSCIIDGRIEQLLATGFIEGQILVPQFVLQELQQLADASNDQKRVRGRRGLDILNRIQEAFPEQIIIHPADYEDLTAVDAKLIRLAQEINATLLTNDYNLSKVANLQKVAILNVNDLAQAIRPIYLPGDTIELKILKPGKEPTQGVGYLEDGTMVVVEEGKDYVGGEVRVIVTSALQTSAGRMIFAKPQSVVASSEV, from the coding sequence ATGCTTGACGCAATCATTATTATTCTATTCATCCTAGCAGCCGCCGGAGTCGGCTTTGATAGCGTCGATTTGCTGCCACGTGCGATACAGGAGCAAATTTCTAATATTGAGGCGTTGCGGTGGTTAACGGCTGGTTTTACCTCGATTATCGGTTTGGCACTCGGTCTAGTTGCCCAAACCACCTATCGTCGCATAGAAGCCCAGATTCGCAAAACCTCAATTGAAACGATTCTGACGCGAGCAGTGGGGCTAGTCGTCGGACTCCTAATTGCTAACTTGATGCTAGCACCGATCTTTCTGCTACCTATTCCTGAAGAATTCGCTTTCATCAAGCCAATGATGGCAATTTTGGGCAGCGTTATCTTCTCCTTTCTAGGCATTAGTTTAGCTGATACCCACGGGCGCACCTTTTTACGACTGATCGATCCCAACAGCATCGAAACCATGCTAGTTGCAGAAGGAACGCTGCAACCAGCCACCAGTAAGATTATCGATACCAGCTGTATTATCGATGGTCGGATCGAGCAACTATTGGCAACTGGCTTTATTGAGGGGCAAATTCTCGTACCTCAGTTTGTCTTGCAGGAATTGCAGCAGCTAGCCGATGCCAGCAACGATCAAAAACGGGTTCGAGGGCGAAGAGGACTCGATATTCTCAATCGCATCCAAGAAGCCTTTCCAGAACAAATTATCATTCATCCGGCTGATTACGAAGATCTGACAGCCGTGGATGCTAAGTTGATTCGTTTGGCACAGGAAATCAACGCTACGCTGCTTACTAACGACTACAACCTCAGTAAAGTCGCCAACCTACAAAAAGTGGCGATTCTCAACGTCAACGATTTAGCACAGGCAATCCGTCCCATTTATCTTCCCGGCGACACGATCGAGTTAAAAATCCTTAAGCCGGGTAAAGAACCAACCCAAGGAGTCGGCTATCTCGAAGACGGGACGATGGTAGTCGTGGAAGAAGGCAAAGATTATGTGGGGGGAGAAGTGCGAGTCATCGTGACTTCCGCCCTGCAAACTTCGGCGGGACGAATGATTTTTGCCAAGCCACAATCGGTTGTGGCATCGTCAGAAGTATAA
- a CDS encoding helix-turn-helix domain-containing protein: MVANVNPQDNQGQKNFSVASSRLIKMFEDCIGCKWTLHILIQIQRGVNRPRALVKTKPGLTTKVLNERLAKMVQFGILEKLSYPEIPPRVEYQLTPFGKEFLEILDRVEELHCKFTSDLQE, encoded by the coding sequence TTGGTTGCAAATGTGAACCCACAGGATAATCAAGGTCAGAAAAATTTTTCTGTTGCTTCAAGCAGGCTCATTAAGATGTTTGAGGATTGCATTGGGTGTAAATGGACGCTTCACATTTTGATCCAAATTCAGCGCGGTGTGAACCGTCCACGAGCTTTGGTGAAGACAAAACCGGGATTAACAACCAAGGTACTGAATGAACGTCTTGCTAAGATGGTTCAATTTGGAATTTTGGAGAAATTAAGCTACCCTGAAATTCCTCCGCGTGTTGAGTACCAATTGACTCCTTTCGGGAAAGAGTTTCTCGAAATCCTTGATCGCGTTGAAGAGCTACACTGCAAATTCACGAGTGACTTGCAGGAATAA
- a CDS encoding type II toxin-antitoxin system death-on-curing family toxin, whose amino-acid sequence MMRFLTLIEVLELHRRVIDQSGGTFGLRDVGLLESAIAQPRMTFGGEDLYPSLLEKAAALGLSIIINHPFVDGNKRTGHAAMETFLVLNGMEINASVDEQERVVLAIASGELGRKAFVEWLQKNTTAS is encoded by the coding sequence ATGATGCGTTTCCTGACGTTAATCGAAGTGCTAGAACTACATCGCAGAGTCATTGATCAATCTGGTGGAACATTCGGTCTCCGAGATGTAGGGTTGTTGGAGTCAGCGATCGCGCAGCCTCGAATGACATTTGGTGGAGAAGATTTGTACCCAAGCTTACTGGAGAAAGCAGCAGCACTAGGTTTGTCTATCATCATAAATCATCCATTTGTAGATGGAAACAAGCGTACAGGTCATGCTGCGATGGAAACTTTTCTTGTCCTAAACGGAATGGAAATTAACGCCTCTGTGGATGAACAGGAGCGTGTGGTGCTGGCAATCGCATCAGGTGAGCTAGGGCGCAAAGCATTTGTAGAATGGTTGCAGAAGAATACAACCGCCAGCTAA
- the hemW gene encoding radical SAM family heme chaperone HemW, which produces MREIQLETQNFSRQKIAQDIVQTDLPRFAYIHIPFCRRRCYYCDFPISVLGNKTNINTSVSIAEYVEVLCQEIAVAPGFGQPLETVFFGGGTPSLLPVKYLERILETLSQCFGIASDAEISIEMDPGTFTLEQLQGYLQAGVNRVSLGVQAFQDELLQLCGRSHSVSDIFAAVDLIRQAGADNFSIDLISGLPHQTLEQWQASVESAIALSPKHLSCYDLVLEPVTAFGKQYQPGETPLPTDEMTAQMYRLAQQMLTRAGYQHYEISNYAREGYQCRHNCAYWENQAFYGFGMGAASYVRRQRFTRPRTRVEYYAWVQQLKENHDAIDCPETSECDRLLETLMLGLRLAEGVDLSQLCQQFGEEILEKIWTCLHPYTQQGWVEWITTESRDNSQLTIRNKIRLTDPEGFLFSNTILAALFERLG; this is translated from the coding sequence ATGAGAGAAATACAGCTAGAAACTCAAAATTTTTCCAGGCAAAAAATAGCCCAAGATATAGTTCAAACCGATCTTCCTCGTTTTGCTTACATTCATATTCCCTTTTGTCGTCGGCGCTGCTATTACTGCGATTTTCCGATCTCCGTACTGGGAAATAAAACCAACATTAACACCTCCGTTTCTATTGCTGAGTATGTTGAAGTGTTGTGCCAAGAAATCGCAGTTGCACCCGGATTCGGACAGCCATTAGAAACGGTTTTCTTTGGCGGAGGAACTCCTTCCCTACTGCCAGTCAAATATTTAGAACGCATCTTAGAAACGCTCTCGCAATGCTTCGGGATCGCCTCGGATGCAGAAATTTCCATAGAGATGGATCCAGGAACATTTACCTTAGAACAGTTGCAAGGGTATCTTCAGGCTGGAGTCAATCGTGTCAGTCTGGGAGTGCAAGCCTTTCAGGACGAATTACTGCAACTTTGCGGGCGATCGCATTCCGTTAGCGATATCTTTGCGGCAGTTGATTTAATTCGCCAAGCCGGTGCGGATAATTTCAGCATAGATCTGATTTCGGGTTTGCCGCATCAAACGTTAGAACAATGGCAAGCCTCTGTTGAGAGTGCGATCGCGCTTTCGCCCAAACACCTTTCTTGTTATGACTTGGTACTCGAACCCGTCACCGCTTTTGGCAAGCAATATCAACCCGGAGAAACTCCTTTACCAACGGATGAAATGACCGCCCAAATGTATCGTCTCGCCCAGCAAATGTTAACAAGGGCAGGATATCAACATTACGAAATTTCTAATTATGCCCGAGAGGGCTATCAATGCCGCCACAATTGCGCTTATTGGGAGAATCAAGCTTTTTATGGCTTTGGTATGGGAGCTGCTAGTTATGTTAGGAGACAGCGATTTACTCGCCCGCGCACGAGAGTTGAATATTATGCCTGGGTACAACAATTGAAAGAAAATCATGACGCGATCGATTGTCCAGAAACTTCGGAGTGCGATCGCCTTTTGGAAACACTAATGCTCGGATTGCGCCTTGCAGAAGGAGTAGATTTATCTCAGCTTTGTCAGCAATTTGGAGAAGAAATTTTAGAGAAAATTTGGACTTGTTTGCATCCTTATACGCAACAAGGTTGGGTAGAATGGATAACAACAGAAAGTCGAGACAATTCGCAATTAACAATTCGCAATAAAATAAGATTAACCGATCCCGAAGGATTTTTATTTTCTAACACTATTTTAGCTGCTTTGTTCGAGCGGTTAGGATAA
- a CDS encoding amylo-alpha-1,6-glucosidase has protein sequence MDLEIFERDSKQFIFADRRSLPEWPRVPSNHPVPKLTLKADELFLIADTLGNIADGLENEQTINLGLFCHDTRFLSRLELQIEECVTNGKAAKQFSPILLSSNADKGFALSVLCSNPRLPDIEPETIGIQREIVLNGGLFEEIEITNYNTKAVSFSIALTFEADFADLFEIRGQQRKKRGKFLRQIPRGVDPQKFLMLSEFQQDSLILAYQGLDGLLMESRIQFYQNPPDCFKGYTAVWQLSLEPHATKKIGYRLQMMTNHKSTVAREIATTLGQAKAANLLEEQEWCQRVTKIRSDNETFNQVISRAEQDIYLLLQNFQEYKALSAGVPWFSTLFGRDALIAASQTLILDPTIAKDTLQLLAHYQGQVNDEWRDEEPGKILHELRLGEMARCGEIPHTPYYGTVDATPLWLMLYAEYYAWTNDHLTLDRLWSNALAAMDWIDAQCQKTGYLSYERKSKSTRGLVNQGWKDSGDCIVDRHGKLATGAIALCEVQAYVYAAKIRLAHIARIKHHIDLATRWEEEARELKLRFNRDFWLEDEDFCALALDGEGKPVDSITSNPGHCLSLDIFTPEKAASVAERLLAPDLFSGWGIRTLSSNSPAYNPMGYHVGSVWPHDNAIIASGLRALGLIDSALEVVKGTIDMTLQQPYQRPPELFCGHDRIDGSHPIQYPVACSPQAWATGSIFQLLTLMLNLVPDAPGNCLRIVDPTLPDFINKLSIQNLRIGSTIVDLDFERTGMATACRVVKKRGNLRAIVET, from the coding sequence ATGGATTTAGAGATTTTTGAACGAGATAGCAAACAATTTATTTTTGCCGATAGGCGGTCGCTTCCAGAGTGGCCCCGTGTACCAAGCAACCATCCAGTCCCAAAGCTAACTCTCAAAGCCGACGAATTGTTTTTGATCGCAGATACTCTAGGAAATATTGCCGATGGCTTGGAAAATGAGCAGACAATTAACCTGGGATTATTTTGTCACGACACCCGTTTCTTGAGTCGATTGGAGTTGCAAATTGAAGAATGCGTCACCAATGGCAAAGCTGCCAAACAGTTTTCTCCCATCCTTTTGAGTAGCAATGCAGATAAAGGATTCGCTCTTTCGGTTTTGTGTTCCAATCCCCGTCTGCCAGATATCGAACCAGAAACTATCGGCATTCAGCGAGAAATCGTTCTCAACGGCGGCTTGTTTGAAGAGATAGAAATAACTAACTACAACACTAAAGCGGTCAGTTTTTCTATCGCCCTCACTTTTGAGGCTGATTTTGCCGATTTGTTTGAAATTCGGGGTCAACAGCGCAAAAAGAGAGGAAAATTCCTCAGACAGATCCCACGGGGAGTCGATCCCCAAAAATTCCTGATGCTTTCCGAGTTCCAGCAAGACTCTTTAATCCTTGCCTATCAGGGACTAGACGGTTTATTAATGGAATCCCGCATTCAGTTTTACCAAAATCCGCCCGACTGCTTCAAAGGCTACACTGCGGTTTGGCAATTGTCCCTCGAACCTCACGCCACTAAAAAAATAGGCTATCGGCTGCAAATGATGACGAATCATAAGTCTACGGTGGCCCGCGAGATAGCTACCACCCTCGGACAAGCCAAAGCCGCTAATTTGCTTGAAGAACAGGAATGGTGTCAGCGAGTCACCAAAATTCGTTCCGATAATGAAACCTTTAACCAGGTAATTTCTCGTGCCGAGCAAGACATCTACTTACTCTTGCAAAACTTTCAAGAGTATAAAGCCCTTTCCGCAGGCGTTCCTTGGTTTTCGACTCTCTTTGGACGAGATGCTTTGATTGCTGCTTCCCAAACCCTGATTCTCGATCCGACAATTGCTAAAGACACCTTGCAACTTCTGGCGCACTATCAAGGTCAAGTTAACGACGAGTGGCGCGACGAAGAACCCGGCAAAATTTTGCACGAACTCCGATTGGGAGAAATGGCTCGTTGTGGAGAAATTCCCCATACGCCTTACTACGGTACGGTAGATGCTACGCCTCTGTGGTTAATGCTCTATGCGGAGTATTATGCTTGGACAAACGACCATCTCACGTTAGATCGGTTATGGTCTAATGCTCTGGCAGCAATGGATTGGATTGATGCTCAATGCCAAAAGACGGGCTATCTGAGTTACGAGCGCAAGTCTAAGTCTACGCGGGGTTTGGTGAATCAGGGATGGAAAGATTCTGGCGATTGCATCGTCGATCGCCATGGTAAACTAGCAACGGGCGCGATCGCGCTATGCGAAGTACAAGCCTACGTCTACGCTGCTAAAATCCGACTGGCGCACATTGCTCGCATCAAGCATCATATCGATCTCGCCACTCGTTGGGAAGAAGAAGCGAGAGAGCTAAAATTGCGATTTAATCGCGATTTTTGGCTAGAAGACGAAGATTTCTGCGCCCTAGCGCTCGATGGCGAAGGAAAACCCGTCGATAGTATTACCTCTAATCCCGGTCATTGTTTATCTCTGGATATTTTTACGCCAGAAAAAGCGGCTAGCGTCGCAGAAAGGCTACTCGCACCGGATCTATTTAGCGGCTGGGGAATCCGTACCCTCAGCAGCAACTCTCCCGCTTACAATCCCATGGGATACCATGTCGGTTCGGTTTGGCCCCACGATAATGCCATTATTGCCTCGGGATTGCGGGCTTTAGGTTTGATTGACTCTGCCTTGGAAGTTGTTAAAGGCACGATTGACATGACCTTGCAGCAACCCTATCAACGCCCTCCCGAACTTTTTTGCGGTCACGATCGCATCGACGGCAGCCATCCCATACAATATCCCGTAGCTTGTTCCCCTCAAGCTTGGGCGACGGGAAGTATCTTTCAACTGCTGACTCTAATGCTGAATTTGGTACCCGATGCCCCTGGAAATTGCCTGCGCATCGTCGATCCTACCTTGCCCGATTTCATCAATAAACTGTCAATTCAAAACCTACGCATTGGTTCGACAATTGTGGATCTCGATTTTGAACGCACCGGTATGGCAACTGCCTGTCGAGTGGTCAAAAAGCGCGGTAACTTGCGAGCGATCGTTGAAACCTAA
- a CDS encoding COP23 domain-containing protein has product MIAKPIPKILTAGAIAIGIAALDATVTFSQTVSQEQAPQESKVTFICDANNSPPTTFAIGRDERGNPTLTPIFSWHSEYLFSGDSAKALCQQMAQKLQSKYDRGEQPYFSSKRTELKDETTGKVNYRMDVCLVASESADCENSSQREDLFSLNGSYKDPLACVMDRTQPKACRRYIPTRGPLISIPSGNYKRGWLSWFY; this is encoded by the coding sequence ATGATCGCAAAACCTATTCCTAAAATTTTGACAGCGGGAGCGATCGCGATCGGCATCGCGGCGCTGGATGCTACCGTAACTTTTAGTCAGACTGTATCGCAAGAGCAGGCACCACAAGAGTCGAAGGTGACCTTCATCTGCGATGCCAATAACAGTCCGCCAACAACATTTGCGATTGGCAGAGACGAACGAGGAAACCCCACGCTTACCCCGATCTTTAGCTGGCATTCAGAATACTTATTCTCTGGCGATTCAGCCAAAGCCTTGTGTCAGCAAATGGCTCAAAAATTACAAAGTAAATACGATCGAGGCGAACAACCATATTTCTCGTCCAAACGCACAGAACTAAAAGATGAGACTACAGGAAAAGTAAATTACAGAATGGATGTGTGTTTGGTTGCCAGCGAATCAGCCGACTGTGAAAACAGCAGCCAGCGCGAAGATCTATTTAGTCTAAATGGCTCTTATAAAGATCCACTTGCGTGCGTAATGGATCGGACGCAACCCAAAGCTTGTAGGCGCTATATTCCAACACGAGGTCCACTTATTAGTATTCCATCAGGAAACTATAAGCGCGGTTGGCTGAGCTGGTTTTATTAA
- a CDS encoding iron uptake porin encodes MSKIVWKSSFLILAAFGTSALVPSLANAGEVPISVLTANQLASYSNEDREKLLAQVTSIAQFSDVAPGEWAFEALQNLVEEYGCVVGYPDRTYRGNRPLTRYEFAAGMNACLQAVERRMLESAMTTREETSATAASTEALSETFNRAFSHNSGDFFEGTDPLGQLNNELGIIPFQVPASFPENQITRDAELLEALYKDTLQQQSSLPRIRTRDLPNPFNTSLRENPNYIRPAASDGGREVIIERSP; translated from the coding sequence ATGTCTAAGATCGTTTGGAAATCTTCCTTCCTTATCCTAGCGGCTTTTGGTACGTCCGCTCTCGTGCCATCATTGGCTAACGCAGGCGAAGTCCCAATCTCGGTGCTAACAGCGAATCAACTCGCTTCCTATAGCAACGAAGATAGAGAGAAGTTACTGGCACAAGTGACAAGTATCGCCCAGTTCAGCGATGTTGCTCCAGGAGAATGGGCTTTTGAGGCATTGCAGAATTTAGTAGAAGAATATGGCTGTGTGGTCGGCTACCCCGATCGCACATACCGAGGCAATCGCCCTCTAACCCGCTACGAATTTGCAGCTGGGATGAATGCCTGTTTGCAAGCAGTCGAACGTCGGATGCTAGAATCGGCAATGACGACTAGAGAGGAGACATCGGCAACTGCTGCCTCGACCGAAGCATTATCGGAAACCTTTAACCGGGCTTTCTCTCACAATTCCGGCGACTTTTTCGAGGGCACCGATCCATTAGGGCAACTGAACAATGAATTGGGGATTATTCCTTTTCAGGTACCAGCATCTTTCCCAGAAAATCAAATTACTAGAGATGCAGAATTGCTAGAGGCACTCTATAAAGATACTCTACAACAGCAATCGTCTCTACCGAGAATAAGAACGCGGGATTTACCCAATCCTTTTAATACCTCGTTGCGAGAAAATCCTAACTATATTCGTCCTGCTGCTTCTGATGGTGGAAGAGAAGTTATTATCGAACGCAGCCCATAA
- the rnc gene encoding ribonuclease III gives MHKLPRFQDKKLWQCALTHRSYINENSDTNEHNERLEFLGDSVLGFLVSEFLYQRYPNLSEAQLTRLRSSLVDETQLAKFAMELGIGEYMRLGKGAQKDGGRQNPALLSDTFEAIIGAYFLDSGLESVREFVRTLFQSVADSIVLPQSDTNSQNLVDVKNRFQQWALAEFGCNPEYFLIEESGPAHAKAFTFGVRVNGFVYGIGTGRRKQDATKAAAEEALKKVLNEY, from the coding sequence ATGCACAAACTTCCAAGATTTCAAGATAAAAAATTATGGCAATGTGCCCTTACCCATCGTTCCTATATCAACGAAAATTCCGATACTAACGAACATAACGAACGCTTAGAATTTTTGGGAGATTCTGTTCTTGGATTTCTAGTCAGTGAATTTCTCTATCAGAGATATCCCAATTTAAGCGAAGCCCAACTGACTCGCCTGCGCAGCTCTTTAGTAGACGAGACGCAACTGGCTAAATTTGCCATGGAACTGGGCATCGGAGAATACATGCGACTCGGTAAAGGCGCTCAAAAAGATGGCGGTCGCCAAAATCCTGCCCTATTGAGCGATACCTTTGAAGCAATTATAGGTGCATATTTTCTTGATTCGGGACTCGAATCCGTCCGCGAATTTGTTAGGACTTTGTTTCAATCAGTTGCTGATAGTATTGTACTTCCTCAATCCGATACGAATTCCCAAAATCTGGTTGATGTAAAAAATCGCTTTCAGCAATGGGCGCTAGCAGAATTTGGCTGCAATCCCGAATATTTTCTCATAGAAGAATCGGGACCCGCTCATGCTAAGGCTTTTACGTTTGGCGTGCGCGTAAATGGCTTTGTATACGGCATTGGTACGGGTCGCCGCAAACAAGACGCGACAAAAGCCGCCGCAGAGGAGGCTTTGAAGAAGGTGTTGAATGAATATTAA